A DNA window from Aestuariispira ectoiniformans contains the following coding sequences:
- the mltG gene encoding endolytic transglycosylase MltG, which translates to MRKLLILAAVLISVVGLSAGGAVFWGYKVYTSPGPLTEDTRILVKPGQGLRQIAHSLQNAGVIEQDWLFSLAARLSEKHTALKAGEYEFAAHISPEGALDKLVRNETVVRSITIPEGLTSPAVWALLQGEDTLGGELGPPAAEGSLLPETYHFSYGDDRKALVRRMTDSMAALRQELWPSRQENLPFKSWEEAVTLASIVEKETALASERPMIARVFINRLRKGMRLQSDPTVVFALTGGEGELGRPLTRQDWKVDNPYNTYVIRGLPPGPIANPGRAALAAVLQPAETDALYFVADGQGGHAFAKTLREHNRNVARWRKIKANGG; encoded by the coding sequence ATGCGTAAGCTGTTGATCCTTGCTGCTGTTCTAATCAGCGTCGTCGGCCTTTCGGCTGGCGGCGCTGTTTTTTGGGGCTATAAGGTCTATACCAGTCCCGGCCCCCTGACCGAAGACACGCGTATTCTTGTGAAACCGGGGCAGGGACTTCGCCAGATTGCGCACAGCCTGCAAAATGCCGGTGTGATTGAGCAAGACTGGCTTTTCTCTCTGGCCGCGCGCCTGAGTGAGAAACATACCGCCCTCAAGGCGGGTGAATATGAATTTGCCGCTCATATCAGCCCGGAAGGTGCGTTGGACAAACTGGTTCGCAATGAGACCGTGGTGCGCAGCATCACCATCCCCGAAGGTCTGACGAGCCCTGCCGTATGGGCGTTGCTGCAGGGGGAAGATACCCTCGGTGGAGAGCTTGGCCCGCCTGCTGCGGAAGGCAGTCTGCTGCCGGAAACCTATCATTTCTCCTATGGTGACGACCGCAAGGCCCTTGTCCGGCGGATGACGGATTCCATGGCTGCCCTCAGGCAGGAGCTGTGGCCGTCGCGGCAAGAAAACCTGCCGTTCAAAAGCTGGGAAGAGGCAGTAACGCTTGCCTCAATCGTAGAGAAAGAAACCGCCCTGGCGTCCGAGCGCCCGATGATCGCTCGTGTCTTCATCAACCGTCTGCGCAAGGGAATGCGCCTGCAATCGGACCCCACGGTTGTCTTCGCATTGACCGGTGGAGAAGGGGAGTTGGGGCGGCCTTTGACCCGTCAGGACTGGAAAGTCGACAATCCCTACAATACTTATGTCATCCGTGGCTTGCCGCCGGGGCCGATTGCCAATCCGGGGCGCGCGGCTTTGGCTGCGGTGTTGCAGCCTGCAGAAACGGATGCACTCTATTTTGTGGCCGATGGACAGGGCGGTCATGCTTTCGCCAAGACCCTGCGGGAACATAATCGAAATGTTGCCCGTTGGCGGAAAATAAAGGCAAATGGTGGCTGA
- the fabF gene encoding beta-ketoacyl-ACP synthase II, translating to MRRVVVTGIGSVSPLGNGIDHVWDRLIKAESGITNITHIDVSDLPARIAGIVPRGDGSNGTFDVDQWVDRKEQKKMDTFITYAMAAGIQAVEDSGWKPEEEEDQDRTGVMIGSGIGGLPGISEGTITLQERGPRRLSPFFIPANLINLASGFLSIKYGFRGPNHAVVTACATGTHAIGDAARMIMLGDADVMVAGGAEAAVCRIGLAGFAAARALSTGYNDTPEKASRPWDKGRDGFVMGEGAGVVVLEDYEHAKKRGAKIYAEVLGYGMSGDAYHLTAPASDGSGGFRAMKAALRSAKLNAEDIDYVNAHGTSTPLGDEIELGAVKRLFGDHAYKLAMSSTKSAIGHLLGAAGAVEAIFTIKAIQEGVLPPTLNLDDPSESCDLNLVAHEAQERKVNYALSNSFGFGGTNASIILGAPS from the coding sequence ATGAGGCGCGTTGTAGTTACAGGTATCGGGTCCGTCTCCCCCTTGGGGAACGGCATCGATCATGTCTGGGATCGGCTGATCAAGGCTGAGTCCGGTATTACGAATATCACACATATTGATGTGTCGGATCTTCCGGCGCGCATCGCTGGCATTGTGCCGCGCGGCGATGGCTCCAACGGTACTTTCGACGTCGACCAGTGGGTCGACAGGAAAGAACAGAAGAAGATGGATACTTTCATCACCTACGCCATGGCGGCGGGGATACAAGCGGTGGAAGATTCCGGTTGGAAGCCAGAAGAGGAAGAAGACCAGGACCGCACCGGTGTGATGATCGGTTCCGGTATCGGCGGTCTTCCGGGCATTTCCGAAGGCACGATCACTTTGCAGGAACGTGGTCCTCGGCGGTTGAGCCCGTTCTTCATTCCGGCAAACCTGATCAACCTCGCCAGTGGCTTCCTGTCCATCAAATATGGCTTCCGTGGACCGAACCATGCGGTTGTTACCGCCTGTGCAACGGGGACCCATGCCATTGGCGATGCGGCCCGTATGATCATGCTGGGCGATGCCGACGTCATGGTGGCTGGTGGCGCCGAAGCGGCTGTCTGCCGTATCGGTCTGGCAGGTTTTGCTGCTGCCCGTGCGCTCAGCACCGGCTATAACGACACGCCTGAAAAGGCATCCCGTCCCTGGGACAAGGGCCGTGACGGTTTTGTCATGGGCGAGGGCGCCGGTGTTGTCGTTCTGGAAGATTATGAACATGCCAAGAAGCGTGGCGCAAAAATCTACGCTGAGGTTCTGGGTTATGGGATGAGCGGCGACGCCTATCACCTGACCGCTCCGGCATCGGATGGTTCCGGCGGTTTCCGGGCCATGAAGGCGGCGCTGCGCAGTGCGAAGCTGAATGCGGAAGACATTGATTATGTCAACGCGCATGGCACCTCCACACCGTTGGGTGACGAGATCGAACTGGGCGCGGTAAAACGTCTGTTCGGCGATCATGCCTACAAACTGGCCATGTCCTCCACCAAGTCCGCAATCGGTCATCTGCTGGGTGCGGCTGGTGCGGTTGAGGCGATTTTCACGATCAAGGCCATTCAGGAAGGCGTACTTCCGCCGACCCTGAACCTGGACGATCCGTCGGAAAGCTGTGACCTGAACCTGGTTGCCCATGAGGCACAGGAACGCAAGGTCAACTATGCGCTGTCCAATTCCTTCGGTTTTGGCGGCACCAACGCGAGCATCATCCTTGGTGCACCGTCCTAA
- a CDS encoding acyl carrier protein, which translates to MSDVADRVKKIVVDHLGVDEGKVTESASFIDDLGADSLDTVELVMAFEEEFGCEIPDDAAEKIQTVKDAIDFIEANQG; encoded by the coding sequence ATGAGCGACGTTGCAGATCGCGTGAAGAAGATCGTTGTTGATCATCTGGGCGTAGACGAAGGTAAAGTAACCGAATCTGCCAGCTTCATCGACGACCTGGGCGCCGACAGCCTCGACACCGTCGAACTGGTCATGGCGTTCGAAGAAGAGTTTGGTTGCGAAATCCCGGACGATGCTGCTGAAAAAATTCAGACCGTCAAAGACGCAATCGACTTCATCGAAGCGAATCAGGGCTAA
- the fabG gene encoding 3-oxoacyl-[acyl-carrier-protein] reductase, protein MFDLTGKCALVTGASGGIGGAIAKALHAQGATVALSGTRVEPLEKLAAELGERAHVVPANLSDPESVANLPKAAEEAMGQVDILVNNAGLTRDNLAMRLKDEDWDAVLEVNLKAAFKLSQAVLRGMMKRRWGRIIGITSIVGVTGNPGQVNYAASKAGLIGMSKSLAQEVASRGITVNCLAPGFIATAMTDALGDDQHEKLKAAIPAGRMGSVEDIATGVVYLASDEAGYVTGQTLHVNGGMAMI, encoded by the coding sequence ATGTTTGACCTGACTGGTAAATGCGCATTGGTCACGGGCGCATCCGGTGGCATCGGTGGCGCCATTGCAAAGGCCCTGCATGCCCAGGGCGCGACCGTTGCGCTGTCTGGTACCCGCGTTGAGCCGTTGGAAAAACTGGCGGCGGAACTTGGCGAACGCGCGCATGTGGTGCCGGCAAACCTGTCGGATCCGGAATCGGTCGCCAATCTGCCGAAGGCTGCGGAAGAGGCCATGGGCCAGGTTGATATTCTGGTCAATAACGCCGGTCTGACCCGCGATAACCTGGCAATGCGTCTGAAGGATGAAGACTGGGACGCGGTTCTGGAAGTCAACCTGAAGGCCGCTTTCAAACTGTCCCAGGCTGTGCTGCGCGGCATGATGAAACGCCGTTGGGGCCGTATCATCGGCATCACTTCCATCGTTGGCGTGACCGGTAATCCGGGCCAGGTGAACTATGCTGCATCCAAGGCGGGCCTCATCGGGATGAGCAAATCTTTGGCTCAGGAGGTTGCAAGCCGGGGAATCACTGTAAACTGTCTGGCGCCTGGCTTCATCGCCACGGCCATGACGGATGCCTTGGGCGACGATCAGCATGAAAAGCTGAAAGCCGCCATTCCGGCCGGCCGGATGGGCTCGGTCGAGGATATCGCCACGGGCGTTGTCTATCTGGCTTCTGACGAGGCCGGTTATGTCACCGGACAGACGTTGCACGTCAACGGCGGCATGGCGATGATTTGA